AAATATATAGCATGTTACGGTAGTTCTATAGGACTAGGAAAGGTCTCAAATAAGTCTCTGGCAGTGTGATGATTAATTGCATTAgcctaaattaaaaaaaacgtgtgatgtgatattattattattattattaatattactattattattattattattaattaattaattaaatctcAATATTTAAGGGAATAATTAGACATTGTAGAGATTTTTTTAAGGCCTATCGCCTTACGTTTTAAGGGAATAAATTGGTGGTAGTCTTTAAGACTTAGAGTCAATTGTTTAagcttttattaatttattttttcttttaatttattttttctttcaatttttttgctCCTTTTTTCTTGCTAGTATAATGTTAATGCTACTTTCACTTGTGTGGGGTGGTATAGCCAAGAGATTACTCAAGGTGTTCGAAGCTCAACTCGTGCAGTTCGCTTGGCGGAGGAGAGGCTTCGCCGTTTGACTACTGTGCCTTCTTCAGGTTACGAACCAATCATGACATTTTAAGTTAGGTTCctgtgattttagttttttggtCGGGGCAAGCAAAGCAGTTTTACTTCATGTTTTTCACTTTGTTATAGCTTCGTTGCAGGGAACGATCAATTCGAAAGGCGAGGATAGTGATGAGCCTGCGGTGGCCAGAACAGCAAGGGGCGTGAGAGAGGGTATTGTCAAGGGCCGTGCTATGTTGCAAATGTTTTTCACCTTCACCCAATTTTCAAGGTTTGCTCTCAAATTTATCTCTGGTCGTAGAAAATTGTCAAGCTAGCATCTTGCCTTGGAAGCCAACATCACACTGTACACTGGCTTTATCttgggaaaaaaaaatcagttttgaTACACTTACACATATTTGACACATGTATTCTTACTCTCCCATCCGGTGTCTTTTATCTTCTACTTGTTCATGGATGGTTTGGTCATAAACTTTTGCCATTCGCTAGTTACACATTGCAATACAAACTTTTCTCTGTATTGCGGGGAGGTGACCACCAAATGCGACCATGCGGTGGTGACCCATTCCTGTGTTGACTTCATCCTtgttattatatgttaaatCACCTTCGACCCATATCagttaaataaaagatataattagaGGTAACCTAAAACAAATGGTCGACTAATCGGGAAGTACGAGTTCTGAAACTGGATCATTGGTCATCGCGCTTATTACTGTTTCGTTTTCGATTTCGTAAGACGAGGTGAACAGTCAACTTACGAGAAGCGAACTGGGATGGGATAGCATTGAGATATGTggtaattgaaaatgaaatgtaTTTAACCCGAGAAAGTAAATCATGGGAATGATAAACATTAGCAATGTCAAGGTAGCACAATTCTTGAACTAGACGAGAGGTTGCTGTAATTAATGGTTTGGAAaggaaaaaaaggttttttagcgTTTGTTAGGCTCTGTTCGAGCAAGTACAAAAAATCCTTGTATTGCTTCTTGCAAGCAACCTTTTTAAGGTCGTTGATTTTGTGTCATTACTAGcaaaatatattgatttctaAACACCATCAATCCCTTTGGgttgatttcaatatttttaataattatagaaaTGGGCTTATTAAGAGATTTGACTTTGAAAATAAATCTTATTGAGTGATTTACAAAGATAATATACAAATCAAACGGAGTCGGTCTAAAGAATTGAAGAACCAAGTCCTTCGTTTATGCCAACGAAATTAAGTTGCCAAGTACAAATCAAGTAAAGAAACCACAGCTGTCACAATTCTTAAGAATATGAAATGCTTATTTTTGcgtcatttttttatttggtttaatacctcttttgatCACTCTTTAAGTTGACAATATTTAAGtccgtcctaccttttttaaaaagttcaatgtggtcccaatttgtgaaaaaagtgtacaattaaatcttttttggtcatggcgttaaatatttaacgatgaAACTGCTCCTTTGGACTAAATTTGATGAGCtgttcattttttcttttacgtggcatggtgacgtgtcaattttgaattttaaaaaaaaaattgcttgaCACATCTTCTTTCACCTCCACCAATCTTgaatttagggtttcttctcTCACATCCTTGGAGAGGTACCTGAGGTCCTCTGGCAAACCATTTGTAATGAGGATTTTCTTCTTGCCAATTCTGTCAGGACCCACAAACAGTACCTGATTTTCTTCTTGCCTCTGATTTGTGTTCAATATCTGATTTCTCAGTTTCTTTCAACATTTGTGCTACTTCTCGCTCGCAGTTCTGCATACATTGCAGGCAACAAATTGATACAGCATTAGGATCTACGTTCTCAAAGGCACGCCTCGATGAGAGATCGTTGTAGTTGGCAAGGTCTTTAACGGGAATAAAGACCGGTGAAACAAAATCGAAAAAAGAACAGAAACAAAACAGAGTTAACATATCAGATAAGATTCATTCACCAATTACAATCCCAAGTTTAATCAATTCCATGAAAGAAAATGCTTTATCTCCATTCCATTAAACACGAAACACTAATCTTTATCATTTAATCTGATCTTGCTATGGAATAACTAGGAAAATAAGATTTTGGAGAGAGATCATCGGAGTTGGAGTGGAAATGGAGGTGGGAGTCGGCGGAATTGGAGTGGGAGGGAGAGGCGTGCTTGGAAAGCTGGTGGGTTTTGTGGGGAGGAGAGGGAGAGGGGGGAGGAAGAAGGAGATGGCGGCACATGACTCTGAGTGTCGTGGTGGACAAAGGAGTGGAgggaagaaaccctaaattcATGGTTGGTGGAGGTGGAAGATGAACCTAATGTGGACTTTAATGAAAATCACAAGTTTATCCCTTATGCAGCCAAGTTATAAACCTAAACAGCTACGTTGCACAGATCACTCTATGCTGTCAgctggatcgttaaatatttaacgccgtgaccaaaaaggatttaattgtacatttttttcacaagttgggaccacattgaactttttaaaaaaaggtaggacggaCTTGAACATTGCCCCGTAAGGAGGAccaaagaggtattaagccttttttattattgtagtGTGATGAGTCTTGCGCTTTctcataaaatgaaattttgcattttattattattataattatttatcccTACTGCCtacttaatatattattatatctcGAAACAAAAGTTTCCATTACATTtgtataaataaacttatatgtatatatatttttacttgttATTCGTATTAGTTAGtactcttttaattttgtgCGGCTGAATGAAACAGTTACATaactttattttgaaattccTTAGTGAATTCAGTAACCgttattagttaaaaaaatgtaaagtttTTCTAGAAGTTTAGTTTcgttatatttcttttaataaaaatcgCGAAAGTAAAAATGTTACTTTTATTACAAGCAAATAATGTGCATATTTCATTTTTGTGGacaatatcaataataatggatttgattaacttttaagtgtttttgagacaatcaaatttaatttaacaaaacaaatatgatTTTCTTCTAAAACTAAACATATCAAATAGCACATCAGAAATTTACAAActtaactaaaaacatattcatTCTAAAAATAGTCACAATCAAGCCAACCCAATATCATATTTAGTGGTGGGCTCATCACCTCTTAATATTAAATTGCTCGCTATTATTCCCAAAACTATGAATATAATTACCAttgttttttcaataaataaattaagggACGGTGTCTAAATCAGATATTGCGTGCGTAatggaacttttttttttttttctttacgcAATTATTGATGGTgttaatttgttaaattaagCACGAATGATTATGCTAGAAGACAGAATAGAATCTGCAGGGCAACAAGAGAATTGATTGAGAAAATTGTTAATAATGATAAGAATTACATAATTTCTATAATCAgctctgttttctttttctactcttTGTTGAAGGTGTATCAGATGAAGAATCCAGGCCGAAACATTTGAGAAATGCTACCGAGGCTAACTGAAGATAATGGCATGGCTGAAAATacagtgatgatgatgatgaatccCCTTCCTCTACAATCTCTTCTTCCACCCTCATGCTTCCACCCCTTTTTATTTCTCCTTTTATAACTACATTCTCCCCACCCTAACAAAACATCCTCAAAGTTACAACAACAAGaacataaaaaaagtatatagaGATAAGAAAAGTACAACAACCAAAAAAGGTATATTTTCATAGAAGGTATAAAAAACTATATCCATCCCTcatcatataaaaatttaatatgaaattatttgttttggGAAAATTGGGCTTTTCATAAACTTTAACTTTATTTGACCCTTCCTTACCTAATATCCTTTGAGAGGAAAAGTATATAATGTTGGTCAACATACACAGGAACACACATGACTggctaataaaaaaaaaacaaaacagcaATCAACCACATAAAACAGGTGTTTTCTTATCAAATCAAATGTTGAAATGATAAATACAACAAATCACCAAAATCTAAGTTCAATTTCATAGATGTCCTTTTATCTTCTGTCAGACACCAAAATTAGAATTTCATACTTGCTACCGTGTAATATTGGtgaaaactaattattatatcGAATTTCACTTTCTCCTACCCTTGTTTCTtcttattatcaaaataatttcttCCAGACCGGCAACAAACTTCTCTTATCTCCTACAATAAATAAACCCAAAATCAATCATTTTTAATGCCCAAAAAAGCAAATGTAAAATACTGCACGCCTGGAACAGGATGACCATAACCATTTTCTGATACAGATACCGCAATAACAACCTAAGGAAAACATAAAATGACTAAAATCCAATCCAAGAAAAGCTGGACTGCACCGTGTCCCAAGTTTACGCAACaaagcaatttttttcatttttttctctcttccagtTAAACGATGCAACACGGTCGAATTTAGGGGCAAAAACACACGCTCTCACACACACAAATTAGTCAACAGAATTGGTGCAGTTGATAATAAAAGAATTCGATTTTCGGTTAAGATGTGATCTTGCTGGATCCGAGAACCACCCAGTTCAtctaaacttattttttaaaaacaaaataaaagaagaaacagATCTACATTTCACCTTGGTTACAGGATTCTAAAAACCAACCTCAAAACACgaacagaaaaagaagaaaaagaaaaagagttccAAAACACTCCGTAAAGTTTTGAACAGTACTAAGCAATCAACCAGGAACAATAAACATGCTGGgaattaacaaaagaaaaaagacaaatgCATGGACCTTTTTCCTTGGAGTAAACgcgaaaattaaaatttaaaactttaatttggCAAGAGAGAAAAGATGGGTTACCTGCAGCAAACGGTATTGAGGAGTGGTTGTTGAATGAGAGGGCGATGAATCGTGAACAGGCTGCGGTAACTCAATCTGCCGAATAGCATCGAAGAGGAAGAAATTGGAAGAGGTCGACGGAGAAGTGGTGCCGGCGGTGATAAGGTTGTCGGCGGGATCCAAAGGGAAGACgacaaagaaaaagagaagtacaaagaggagaagaagaacaagtAGTTGAGTGAAAATCAGGCATGGAATTGCGTTGCTCTCTGTGGTGAGTTCTTCCTCACCAAATCCCAACATGTTAAATCTGGAAACATGGGTTTTTGATGATCACAgcgagagaaagagagagagaaaccaACGTTAGAGAACAAAGTAAGATATCAAGAATGACTCAAACGACGTCGCCCTGGCCGTTCCATTGTCTCCtgctaaggaaaagaaaactaagaagtaaataaaattaacaacgAGGGGCGCGTGCATCACGCGCTTCTCGACCTTTCTTTGAAAGAATGGGAATGTTTTCAACACACTggattttgtcttaaaaaatgcATTTGTTCTATTAATAAGCTTTTTACTTCACACTGctttctaatttaaataatataacactgtttttatcaaatactttcttaattttgtaatgttacacAATTGTTACGTCaaatatatttagataaaacttttattaataggattttcatcattaattcttgttaggttaatttttttacagCTACACtgttgattaaaataaataaaatattttattacaaatatttttatttagaaaatggaaagtatataattataaaatcaaaatatagtTCTCTATGATATATTCaagatttatattattattcaaaacTATAATCTCACAAGTAACGTATAGAGAGATAAATGCCTCggtaaattgtaattttataattaacatataatgttaaagtaaattattaaataaaaagataaaaaggagttattttatttatattaaataataaatatatcactTATTTGAATCAAATGCCTAAAAATCTAATTACCTTagtttatacttttatattactttaattatcttaattaatattttacttttaatctaATCATTATTAAAGATAAggaatataaaagaataatagaCAAATACGTTAATATAGGTGAAATGTTAAAATTCAtgacttatttaaaataaaatggaataataaaataattttacaaatttaaaagtataaaaaaaattgttaagaaaagtaaaatgtgGAGTATAATTTGAATTGGATGGCGAGTGTAGTTAACGTAAATGGTGGGTCATAAAAGGTGGCTTGGGAACTATCTTTGGTGCTTCGTCCTCGTGGAGAACTTGTAAGTGGCCtccacataaataaataaataaataaaatatttcatatttaatttctattacTGTCTTTGTTGAATACATGTTGTGAAAAgtgaacataaataaaaaatgaaaaaaaatcaaatgtatatattatattattttacctttttttttctttcatagaTATAACAATTATagtacaattaaaattaattaaataaatataagattaatatttattttttagtatttttttatagaaattgtCTTGTCTtggtttattattaattaagattGTTAAAATGGATTTAAATTTATCAACTATTTACTTCATCATAACTTTGAGTAAGGCTGAATTGAAAAACAATATAGTTTTCTAATTGTAGACAAAATTGAACCCTAATCACTTACTGAGTTAAATATGTTGGAGTTAAGTTAAGTTAATTACTAATAActttttcatcatttctttattataattattaattattttcaattatttagaTGGgtatatttactatatttataatatcactttttaattgtaattaatgttTAGTAAAACACGTGAATACCTTGATTGTTCAGttaaatcattataattttaatgcaataatgtattaataataatgtatCAATGAATCGATCCATTTAACTTCTCAATCATCaagttgagaaaataaaatatttttaaatgactCGATCCATTTAATTCACTGACTcattaatcaataataaaaaagttacaataccacaaaataaactataaaataaattaaattaaattaaatatttttaaacgaCGCGATTCACATTGAATCATACCAATTACTTATGTAAATCATgcataacaaatatatatatatatatatatatatatatatatatatatatatatatatatatatatatatatatatatatatatatatatatatatatatatatatatatataccaggGAATTAAAATGTCTAACCCACTCTCCAAATTTTCCAATAAACTGCAAGTTTATGTATTAGAATTGGCATGCTCATCCTTAATATTACAGGACCACAAAGAATAGTTTAAATTAGGGGAAATGAATTGTCTACGTCAGAAATATGAAAATACATTTTACTTAATCGCTAAGGAACTATTTCATGGTTGGAGAAACCTAAATTCATCAACATAGAATTCCAGCAAAGGTCACCAACCTTTAAGTATGACCAATTTCATTAAATTCAATGAAACcataattttcacaaaaatacaACATCCTGGACTCCCGAAGCTTTTGGagttaacaaacaaaaaatattggCAAATggaaattatttcatttttacattttatataacaattgctttataatttcataattttaatattaatttaatatgctACATTACATGTAAGATATTTCATATGTTGTGTTAGTTTAGAACAAGGCATGTATTTACAAaataactttattatgtttttgttaagataatattatttaagcaattttgttttgaagtttaacataaacaaaataatctttaaatatttagaacaaaTAATTAAGAGTGTCTAAACGATACAAAATTTTTGTAagattttaaaatcattttgttgTTTTAGATTTAGAAATGAATTCAAACACTTGTAAAGTTTAACTTAGTGGAGTTAAATGTTCTAGTGAATTGAACTAGTGTTGATGTCAAGAGTTGTGAAACGTGTCTAACCAGTTTGGTTAATTTGTTTATTAGGAGTGGTTAAACTCATTTTTACTAGAACTCTTTAAAGGTTTTTAAGGGAGAACTGGACGTAGCTCAAGTTGGaacgaaccaatataaaatcaAAGTGTGCTTTATTGTTTTTgcttttaaacaagtttttcatTCAACGTTTTTCATAAACCTAAGTGTTTAACTACTATTATAGACCATCTAACCCTTGCAAAGTAATATTAAACACTATTTgcaaaaagttttaaaacactattcaacccaatttctagtattttttttttatgttttagttcTAACCAAAGAAATTTCTACaataaaaatactattataAGTTTTCAGTTTATTTGTTCTCTTTATACATTTTTactatattatgattttattgtaattttttttacaaatgatCTAATTAGTTGggtaaattttatgaaatatactAAATGAATATTTATAGAGGACTCTAGGAATTGAGAGAATTTAGCTTAAGAAGAAAAGCAATAGGTATTTTGAATAGGTATGCAATAAAAACTTGTTTTGAGGAatagacagagagagagagagagacgaaAAGAGTTATTTTGATGAGATTAATGATAGTAGAGAgattaattttgatgttttgtGTTAATAGATATAACGTGTTATGTGTGTTTGATGTGGAGGACCTTGAGAGTATGAAAGATTATGTAAGAGTAAAGAAGAAAAGCTATTTAAAGAAAGGATGGAGAAGGAATATGCATAGGTGGTGAACGAGTGAGCAGATAAATAGGAATGTGAAGCCGCAAAAGCAGAAGAAAAGAGAACGTGGGGTTTCCAAAACTTGAAACAAAGAAAAGCTTCCTCTGTCTCTCATGGCATTGGTCTTCTCTTCCTGTAGGTTTGTGAAAGCCAACCAATGGGGGAGAAAAGATCTTCAGCAGCAGAACCAGCAAAACCACCTCCGCCGCCACCACCACCAATGTCCCTCTCCCTCGTCCGACCCTCCCAGAAAAAGCGCCTCAAACCCAAAGTCATCCGCGTCTTCCGCTCCGTCTTCCGCTCCCTACCAATCATAACTCCCTCCTGCAAGTTCCCCTCCCTCCCCCCCGACAACAACAACTACCTCCACAAAACCATCAACAATGGCGTCAAAGTCACCGGCACCCTCTTCGGCCGCCGCAAGGGCCGCGTCAGCCTCGCCGTCCAAGAAAACCCCCGCTGCCTCCCGTCCCTCGTCGTCGAGCTCTCCATACACACCAACACCTTGCAGAAGGACTTGGCCAACGGCATGGTGAGGGTGGCGCTGGAGTGCGAGAAGCGTTCGGAGAAGGACAAGACAAGGATCTCGGAGGAACCCTTGTGGACAATGTACTGCAACGGGAAGAAGCATGGGTACGGCGTGCGGAGGGAGGCCACGGAGGAGGACCTGTACGTGATGGAGCTTCTGAAGGCCGTGTCGATGGGCGCCGGCGTTCTTCCGTTGAGATCGGAGGTTGAGGAGGGCGGCGACGGAGGAGACTTGGCGTACATGCGAGCACCCTTCGAGCACGTAGTGGGATCCAAAGATTCCGAGACTCTCTATATGATGAGCCCGGACTTGCAGGGGAATAGTGGACCCGATCTTACTATATTTTTTGTCAGGGTTTAATTCACAATGAGATTAATGATGTACAGTAAGTGTTCTTGTTTGTGAGTTTGATCAGAGGGTTCATTTGTATTTCTGGATGAATTAGGATTCATCCCATCCAGGATTAGTCTACGTAGTAATTGAGGTTCTTCTGTCTACGATCATGCCTTCTCTCTTGTTATATCTATCTATactttctctccctttttttttttcaagcttttcttctctcttgttATATCTATCTATactttctctcccttttttttttcaagctTTTCTTAGGTCCAGCATGATTAGTGTTTAGGTTTTCTGATTAGCTTTCATAGACACATATATAAACAAATGGAAGAAGGCTTTTTGGTTACACTTCTGACCAAGGTCCAAACTTCAAAACGATgtggtttaaaccctttagttgtcccaATTTATGTGAGGTTTTCCCATTTTGATCCCCTTCTTATTAGAATctccaattgagtccttataagTGGTAATTTGCATCAAgcccctgccgttaaatttCGTTAACAgggttaagtttttgcacaTGTGGGAGGATGACGTGTTTTTTTCTTGAAACGTGGCTTGTTCAGAGTTTAAACGTGGCATTAttcattgaattattttaaacgtaataatataaaattagggAAATCTGAAATGAGATTTAGGGTTcaaagaaattgaatctgggaTTAGAAATCTGAGAGGAGAGTGCATCTGAAGCTTGAGCGAAGTGTTTAGTGGAGAGGATACAGACTTGACTAGGGCTTTGGAGGTTCGTGATTGGAGTTTGGACGTCAAACGTGAAGTCGTTGTAGGTGTGCGTGAAGTGGAATTTACTGGAAGGTTAGTATGTGTACTTTACATAGATGTGAATTTAATATTCGGTTGTTTCTGTTGTTATCTGGGGATGCTTTTTTGAATGTGGGGTTGGGGTTGTCTGAAAATGTAGTGTTTGCATATTGCGGTTGTGGTCCCCCATGTCCCCCATCTTTAAACCCTTTGTTTGTTCTATCATTATCACTTTAATAAGCGGTATTTTTTTGTCGTTTTAGGGTTATTTGTAGGTGTAGAATATTGTTCATTGTGTTGTGTGTGATGGATGATATAGAGGTTGTTATTCACCATGGGGGGAAGTTCGTGAATGACGGGTGCCTGAAATATGAAGGGGAAAGTGAGACAATGTATTTTGATCCTGACTTATGGAGTTATTTTGTTGTAGTTAGTGTAGT
This Vigna angularis cultivar LongXiaoDou No.4 chromosome 4, ASM1680809v1, whole genome shotgun sequence DNA region includes the following protein-coding sequences:
- the LOC108331448 gene encoding uncharacterized protein LOC108331448 isoform X1, producing MLGFGEEELTTESNAIPCLIFTQLLVLLLLFVLLFFFVVFPLDPADNLITAGTTSPSTSSNFFLFDAIRQIELPQPVHDSSPSHSTTTPQYRLLQGGENVVIKGEIKRGGSMRVEEEIVEEGDSSSSSLYFQPCHYLQLASVAFLKCFGLDSSSDTPSTKSRKRKQS
- the LOC108331448 gene encoding uncharacterized protein LOC108331448 isoform X2; amino-acid sequence: MLGFGEEELTTESNAIPCLIFTQLLVLLLLFVLLFFFVVFPLDPADNLITAGTTSPSTSSNFFLFDAIRQIELPQPVHDSSPSHSTTTPQYRLLQEIREVCCRSGRNYFDNKKKQGVGRM
- the LOC108331363 gene encoding protein MIZU-KUSSEI 1; its protein translation is MGEKRSSAAEPAKPPPPPPPPMSLSLVRPSQKKRLKPKVIRVFRSVFRSLPIITPSCKFPSLPPDNNNYLHKTINNGVKVTGTLFGRRKGRVSLAVQENPRCLPSLVVELSIHTNTLQKDLANGMVRVALECEKRSEKDKTRISEEPLWTMYCNGKKHGYGVRREATEEDLYVMELLKAVSMGAGVLPLRSEVEEGGDGGDLAYMRAPFEHVVGSKDSETLYMMSPDLQGNSGPDLTIFFVRV